In the Candidatus Binatia bacterium genome, one interval contains:
- a CDS encoding RluA family pseudouridine synthase, whose product MNETPFRFVVARGAERIDRLVATSTGSSRRTVREWLAAGCVRIDGRVAAAADRPPAGAQVTIDEVAQAAQPAGHLPAPRVLIESEDWTAIAKPAGLHCERGRSAGTVADFLESRYGDLRSVGERADEAGLVHRIDRDTSGVVVAARTAEVYRRLRAAFGEDRARKQYLALACGKLARPVTIDAPLARRATRMVVAGRHDEAIAASTRVVPLESGDGWCLVEASMRTGAMHQVRVHLAWRGLPLFGDTLYGGPELPGCRRQGQLLHAMRVEIEGELDVAAAAPDDFVHALAIVRGAAGRGAVTSSS is encoded by the coding sequence GTGAACGAAACGCCTTTTCGCTTTGTCGTCGCGCGCGGGGCCGAGCGCATCGACCGCCTCGTCGCAACGTCGACGGGATCGAGTCGTCGCACCGTGCGCGAATGGCTCGCCGCCGGCTGCGTGCGAATCGACGGGCGCGTCGCTGCAGCGGCCGACCGGCCGCCGGCGGGAGCGCAGGTGACCATCGACGAAGTCGCGCAGGCGGCGCAGCCGGCGGGGCACCTGCCCGCCCCGCGAGTGCTGATCGAGTCGGAAGACTGGACGGCGATCGCCAAACCGGCGGGCCTTCACTGCGAGCGCGGCAGATCCGCGGGAACCGTCGCCGATTTCCTGGAGTCACGCTACGGCGACCTGCGCTCGGTCGGCGAGCGCGCGGACGAGGCCGGCCTCGTCCATCGCATCGACCGGGATACCTCCGGTGTCGTCGTTGCTGCGCGAACTGCGGAGGTCTACCGGCGCCTGCGCGCCGCGTTCGGTGAAGACCGCGCGCGCAAGCAGTACCTCGCGCTGGCCTGCGGCAAGCTGGCCAGGCCGGTGACGATCGACGCGCCGCTCGCGCGCCGTGCGACGCGCATGGTGGTCGCCGGCCGGCACGACGAAGCCATCGCCGCCTCGACGCGGGTCGTGCCGCTCGAATCCGGCGACGGCTGGTGCCTGGTCGAAGCCTCGATGCGGACGGGTGCGATGCACCAGGTGCGAGTGCACCTTGCATGGCGGGGCCTGCCGCTGTTCGGAGATACGCTCTACGGTGGACCCGAGCTGCCGGGCTGCCGGCGCCAGGGCCAGCTACTTCACGCCATGCGCGTGGAGATCGAAGGAGAGCTCGACGTCGCGGCCGCAGCACCCGACGACTTCGTGCATGCGCTGGCGATCGTGCGCGGCGCAGCCGGCCGCGGCGCGGTCACTTCTTCTTCTTGA
- a CDS encoding GatB/YqeY domain-containing protein yields MNEKDLREGLTAAMRAKDAMRVRALRAVLALVKNRMIEVRGELSERDVTALIQREVKQCRETLDFARKADRADQVAEHEELLAVLEGLLPNAMSEDELRGAIRAIVTETGATSLGPVMKLLGERHAGRYDGKTASTLARDILAG; encoded by the coding sequence ATGAACGAGAAAGATCTGCGCGAGGGGCTGACCGCTGCGATGCGTGCGAAGGACGCGATGCGCGTGCGGGCGCTGCGCGCCGTGCTCGCGCTCGTCAAGAACCGCATGATCGAGGTGCGCGGCGAGCTTTCCGAGCGGGACGTGACGGCGCTCATCCAGCGCGAGGTCAAGCAGTGTCGTGAGACGCTGGACTTTGCCCGCAAGGCCGACCGCGCCGACCAGGTCGCCGAACACGAGGAGCTGCTCGCGGTACTCGAAGGCCTGCTGCCGAACGCGATGAGCGAGGACGAGCTGCGCGGGGCCATTCGCGCGATCGTCACCGAGACCGGTGCGACCTCGCTCGGGCCGGTGATGAAGCTCCTTGGAGAACGCCACGCCGGACGCTACGACGGCAAGACGGCCAGCACCCTGGCCCGCGACATACTGGCCGGCTGA
- a CDS encoding DUF448 domain-containing protein, with protein sequence MTQASPVRSTPTRTCVGCMARDSQQRLLRLRADDAGCVRQSGRSGTGRSAYVHLRGECVAALAKSRGIVRSLRLQLDRDARTDLVRRLEQSLGELAGSNA encoded by the coding sequence GTGACGCAAGCGTCTCCAGTACGAAGCACGCCGACGCGAACCTGCGTCGGCTGCATGGCGCGAGATTCGCAGCAACGCCTGCTGCGGCTGCGCGCGGACGATGCCGGCTGCGTGCGGCAGTCCGGTCGCAGCGGAACGGGGCGCAGCGCGTACGTGCACCTGCGGGGCGAGTGTGTCGCAGCCCTTGCCAAGAGCAGGGGAATCGTGCGGTCGCTTCGCCTGCAGCTCGACCGTGACGCGCGCACGGATCTCGTGCGCAGGCTCGAACAATCGCTCGGCGAACTGGCCGGCAGCAACGCCTGA
- a CDS encoding 1-acyl-sn-glycerol-3-phosphate acyltransferase → MSATSPTIAPFEVETPANEAMPPAAPPAPHPSAMRRRMNRIAEFIGRRLFGRAVVNERLVEKIRDLAERGTIIYVLRHHSFVDYFMINFILRREDLPLPVFANGMSPWALAPFGDMLRNWRARRREKQPAPAPPSDLESFAAAVAAGQPVLVFMRGPREGGASAAEHEAAARAGSEYLRRILRMRDGRETFIVPLAPFRGHSFRRRDAGLSAIVYNAHEVVSEWRKLLTYWFFRKDLFLTVGTEVSLREFVQRYARDGEDRLSKRLTRAIQIFLYREERVVMGPALMSRRKIKSILFGNEETRLFLASYAAEHGLAEAKVRKRAEKIFDEMAAEYNSFIFAIVSWCFIKIWHRMFQGLETIGFETVIEKAKHHPIVMVPCHRSHLDYLILSYLFHLNFVSPPHIAAGENMGFGPMGYIFRSSGAYFIRRSFGDDELYKHVFARYLQYLIREGYTQEFFIEGGRSRTGKIMTPKLGMLTSIINAYIAGVRRDLYLVPVSIHYGRIVEEETYQAELAGAEKEPESMSGLMRARRFLKQKYGSVYVSFAQPISLSDELADRRQRFGEDNPSAEVEEEKRRFIQRLGFRILRDVNSSAVAGATSVSATVLLGAPHWGFRYRDFRDRANALARLVSFLGIRPTASLSRNVGTFRESMGFLSSNGLIEVLPRGREEVLVVRQGRRLALDFYKNNLIHAFLVPSLVVTCLREKVPLGQLIDRVWWWLDLFRYEFPLPSKNELAGQVDRLFTYLEEVGALRDGEMDAGDPLVAALSGVLQNFREAYYVMALACLHRLGPDGMTQKALLEEARKDYKTCLLLGEVTKSEGASDVMLRNGLDRLAEMGFVKHEARGRSGRERRTVRGAGWDGLEALVLSLEASLMLHQAAARE, encoded by the coding sequence GTGAGCGCGACGAGTCCCACGATCGCCCCGTTCGAAGTCGAGACGCCGGCGAACGAGGCGATGCCTCCCGCTGCGCCGCCCGCGCCGCATCCTTCGGCGATGCGACGCCGCATGAACCGCATCGCCGAATTCATCGGCCGCCGCCTGTTCGGCCGCGCCGTCGTCAACGAGCGGCTCGTCGAGAAGATCCGTGACCTCGCCGAGCGCGGCACCATCATCTACGTGCTGCGCCACCACAGCTTCGTCGACTACTTCATGATCAACTTCATCCTGCGCCGCGAGGACCTGCCGCTGCCGGTCTTCGCGAACGGGATGTCGCCGTGGGCGCTGGCGCCGTTCGGCGACATGCTGAGGAACTGGCGCGCGCGGCGCCGGGAGAAGCAGCCGGCTCCGGCACCGCCGTCGGACCTCGAGAGCTTCGCTGCGGCCGTCGCTGCCGGGCAGCCGGTCCTGGTGTTCATGAGAGGGCCGCGCGAAGGCGGCGCGAGCGCCGCCGAGCACGAAGCGGCCGCAAGGGCCGGCAGCGAATACCTGCGTCGCATCCTGCGCATGCGCGACGGGCGCGAGACGTTCATCGTGCCGCTGGCGCCGTTTCGCGGCCACAGCTTCCGCCGCCGCGACGCCGGCCTTTCGGCGATCGTCTACAACGCCCACGAAGTGGTCAGCGAGTGGCGCAAGCTGCTGACGTACTGGTTCTTCCGCAAGGACCTCTTCCTCACCGTCGGCACCGAGGTCAGCCTGCGCGAGTTCGTGCAGCGCTACGCGCGAGACGGCGAAGACCGCCTGTCCAAGCGCCTGACCCGCGCCATCCAGATCTTCCTCTACCGCGAGGAGAGGGTCGTGATGGGGCCGGCGCTGATGTCGCGGCGCAAGATCAAGTCGATCCTGTTCGGCAACGAGGAAACGCGACTGTTCCTCGCGAGCTACGCCGCCGAGCACGGCCTGGCCGAGGCCAAGGTCCGCAAGCGCGCCGAGAAAATCTTCGACGAGATGGCGGCGGAGTACAACAGCTTCATCTTTGCGATCGTCTCGTGGTGCTTCATCAAGATCTGGCACCGCATGTTCCAGGGTCTGGAGACGATCGGCTTCGAGACGGTGATCGAGAAGGCCAAGCACCATCCGATCGTCATGGTGCCGTGCCATCGCAGCCACCTCGACTACCTGATCCTGTCGTACCTGTTCCACCTGAACTTCGTCAGCCCGCCGCACATCGCCGCGGGCGAAAACATGGGCTTCGGCCCGATGGGCTACATCTTCCGGTCGAGCGGCGCGTACTTCATCCGCCGCAGTTTCGGCGACGACGAGCTCTACAAGCACGTCTTCGCCCGCTACCTCCAATACCTGATCCGCGAAGGCTACACGCAGGAGTTCTTCATCGAAGGCGGACGCAGCCGCACCGGCAAGATCATGACGCCGAAGCTCGGCATGCTGACGTCCATCATCAATGCGTACATCGCCGGCGTGCGGCGCGACCTGTACCTCGTGCCGGTCTCGATCCACTACGGCCGCATCGTCGAGGAGGAGACGTACCAGGCCGAGCTGGCCGGCGCGGAGAAAGAGCCCGAGAGCATGTCGGGGCTGATGCGCGCGCGCCGTTTCCTCAAGCAGAAGTACGGCTCGGTGTACGTCTCGTTCGCGCAGCCGATCTCGCTCAGCGACGAGCTCGCAGATCGCAGGCAGCGCTTTGGCGAAGACAACCCCAGCGCGGAGGTCGAGGAGGAGAAGAGGCGCTTCATCCAGCGCCTCGGATTCCGCATCCTGCGCGACGTCAACTCATCGGCAGTGGCCGGCGCGACTTCGGTATCGGCCACCGTGCTGCTCGGCGCCCCGCACTGGGGCTTCCGCTACCGCGACTTCCGCGACCGGGCCAATGCGCTGGCGCGCCTGGTTTCGTTCCTCGGCATCCGGCCGACGGCATCGCTGTCGCGCAACGTCGGGACTTTCCGCGAGAGCATGGGCTTTCTCAGCTCCAACGGCCTCATCGAGGTGCTGCCGCGCGGGCGCGAAGAAGTGCTCGTCGTGCGCCAGGGCCGGCGCCTTGCGCTCGACTTCTACAAGAACAACCTGATCCACGCGTTTCTCGTTCCGTCGCTCGTCGTCACCTGCCTGCGCGAAAAGGTGCCGCTCGGACAATTGATCGACCGCGTCTGGTGGTGGCTCGACCTGTTCCGGTACGAATTCCCGCTGCCGTCAAAGAACGAGTTGGCCGGACAGGTGGACCGCCTTTTCACGTACCTCGAGGAAGTCGGTGCGCTGCGCGACGGCGAGATGGATGCCGGCGATCCGCTGGTCGCGGCGCTTTCGGGCGTGCTGCAGAATTTTCGCGAGGCGTACTACGTCATGGCACTGGCGTGCCTGCACCGGCTCGGCCCGGACGGGATGACGCAGAAGGCTTTGCTCGAGGAGGCCCGCAAGGACTACAAGACCTGCCTGCTGCTCGGCGAGGTCACCAAGTCCGAGGGCGCCAGCGACGTGATGCTGCGCAACGGGCTCGACCGTCTCGCCGAAATGGGCTTCGTCAAGCACGAGGCGCGCGGCCGCAGCGGACGCGAGCGGCGCACCGTGCGCGGTGCGGGCTGGGACGGACTCGAGGCCTTGGTGCTGTCGCTGGAGGCAAGCCTCATGCTGCACCAGGCAGCAGCGCGCGAATGA
- the nusA gene encoding transcription termination factor NusA, protein MQSEFLRVIDQVSKEKGIDRALVIETIEEAMKSAAKKTHGADINVEAKFDPATGEIDLFKIQTVVGEIENPAVEIDLESARAQFDPECQIGDELLTKLDPPDSRIAAQAAKQNIVQKVREHERAMIYSEYKQHEGTIQSGVVMRFEKRNLIVQLRPNVDAILPEREQIPRERYRQGDRIRALVLRVDENARGPQIVLSRTNPALVSKLFEQEVPEVYEGIVEIKDVVREPGGRAKIAVVSNDSDVDPVGACVGMRGSRVQAVVQELRGERIDIVPWTPDETEFVCRALSPAKVSRIVIDEADHSMEVIVPDDQLSLAIGRKGQNVRLAGKLTRWKLDVHSDSEYERWQRESRLSLRRVEGLSDLRAELLLADGYKSAGELANSKPEDIAEVLECTSEEAMPLIEAARIADRLERREKIVRRITSAVSEAAEAVLARAAAAAAAEAAAAAAATATETEAGTDAQPGEGA, encoded by the coding sequence ATGCAATCGGAGTTCCTCCGGGTCATCGACCAGGTCAGCAAGGAAAAAGGCATCGATCGCGCTCTCGTCATCGAGACGATCGAGGAGGCGATGAAGTCTGCCGCCAAGAAGACCCACGGCGCGGACATCAACGTCGAGGCCAAGTTCGACCCTGCCACCGGCGAAATTGACCTGTTCAAGATCCAGACGGTCGTCGGCGAGATCGAGAACCCGGCCGTCGAAATCGACCTCGAATCGGCGCGGGCCCAGTTCGATCCCGAGTGCCAGATCGGCGACGAGCTGCTGACCAAGCTCGATCCGCCCGATTCGCGCATCGCGGCCCAGGCCGCCAAGCAGAACATCGTGCAGAAGGTGCGAGAGCACGAGCGCGCGATGATCTACAGCGAGTACAAGCAGCACGAGGGGACGATCCAGTCCGGCGTCGTCATGCGCTTCGAGAAGCGCAACCTGATCGTGCAGCTTCGTCCCAACGTCGACGCGATCCTGCCCGAGCGCGAGCAGATCCCGCGCGAGCGCTACCGCCAGGGCGACCGCATCCGCGCGCTGGTGCTGCGCGTCGACGAGAACGCCCGCGGGCCCCAGATCGTGCTGTCTCGCACCAACCCGGCTCTTGTCAGCAAGCTGTTCGAGCAGGAAGTGCCCGAGGTTTACGAAGGCATCGTCGAGATCAAGGACGTCGTGCGCGAGCCCGGCGGCCGCGCCAAGATCGCCGTCGTCTCCAACGACAGCGACGTCGACCCGGTCGGTGCCTGCGTCGGCATGCGCGGAAGCCGCGTCCAGGCCGTCGTCCAGGAGCTGCGCGGCGAGCGCATCGACATCGTGCCGTGGACGCCGGACGAGACCGAGTTCGTCTGCCGCGCGCTGTCGCCTGCCAAGGTATCGCGCATCGTGATCGACGAGGCCGACCACTCGATGGAAGTGATCGTGCCCGACGACCAGCTCTCGCTCGCGATCGGACGCAAGGGACAGAACGTGCGCCTGGCCGGCAAGCTGACCCGCTGGAAGCTCGACGTGCACAGCGACAGCGAGTACGAGCGCTGGCAGAGGGAATCGCGCCTTTCGCTGCGCCGCGTGGAAGGGCTCTCCGACCTTCGCGCCGAGCTGCTTCTGGCCGACGGCTACAAGTCGGCCGGCGAGCTGGCGAACAGCAAGCCGGAAGACATCGCCGAGGTGCTCGAGTGCACCAGCGAAGAGGCCATGCCGCTGATCGAGGCCGCACGCATCGCCGACCGCCTCGAGCGCCGCGAGAAGATCGTGCGCCGCATCACCAGCGCCGTCTCCGAAGCGGCCGAAGCCGTGCTTGCGCGGGCAGCCGCTGCGGCAGCTGCCGAGGCAGCCGCGGCCGCAGCCGCGACTGCGACGGAGACTGAGGCGGGCACCGACGCGCAGCCAGGCGAGGGAGCGTGA
- a CDS encoding sugar phosphate nucleotidyltransferase, which yields MAGGSGTRFWPWSREAKPKQLLALTSSTSMLAETVSRLKGVVPPSNIVVVTSRRYRRQVAGELPRIAKDCILAEPVGRNTAACIGWAATEIRRRCPDAVMAVLSADHRIGGRSGAFGGDLAKALEVADRTRRLVTFGIRPESPATGYGYIRAGAAVRGAAGAREVDAFVEKPKAAVARRYVANSNYYWNCGIFAWRADVILEEIAGNLPELASGLARLEATRRGRSIPAKALDRIYGELPAISIDYGVLEKSRRVAMVPASFSWSDIGSWDSVAELWPADRNANATRDPLLALDSGSNIVASGGKPVVLLGVDNLVVVDAGDALMVCARERCQDLRSVVARLAEAGLGELR from the coding sequence ATGGCCGGCGGCTCCGGAACCCGCTTCTGGCCGTGGAGTCGCGAGGCAAAACCGAAGCAGCTTCTCGCACTGACGTCTTCCACGTCGATGCTGGCCGAAACCGTTTCCCGCCTGAAGGGGGTCGTGCCGCCGTCGAACATCGTCGTCGTCACGAGCCGCCGCTATCGGCGCCAGGTGGCCGGCGAGCTTCCGCGCATCGCGAAGGACTGCATCCTGGCCGAGCCCGTCGGGCGCAATACGGCCGCCTGCATCGGGTGGGCGGCAACCGAAATCCGCCGTCGCTGTCCCGATGCCGTCATGGCGGTGCTATCTGCCGACCACCGGATCGGTGGCCGCAGCGGGGCCTTCGGCGGGGATCTCGCAAAGGCGCTGGAGGTGGCCGATCGCACGCGCCGCCTCGTCACGTTCGGCATTCGCCCCGAATCGCCGGCGACCGGATACGGTTACATTCGAGCCGGAGCCGCCGTTCGCGGGGCCGCGGGCGCGCGCGAGGTGGACGCCTTCGTCGAGAAGCCAAAAGCAGCCGTGGCGAGGCGTTACGTCGCCAACTCGAACTATTACTGGAATTGCGGGATCTTCGCTTGGCGCGCCGACGTGATCCTCGAGGAGATTGCCGGCAACCTTCCCGAGCTTGCCTCCGGGCTGGCCAGGCTGGAGGCCACCAGGCGTGGCCGAAGCATTCCGGCCAAGGCGCTCGATCGCATCTACGGGGAGCTTCCTGCCATTTCGATCGACTACGGCGTGCTCGAGAAGAGCCGCCGCGTCGCGATGGTCCCGGCGTCGTTTTCCTGGTCGGACATCGGAAGCTGGGACTCCGTGGCCGAGCTGTGGCCGGCCGACAGAAACGCGAATGCGACTCGCGACCCCCTGCTGGCACTCGATTCGGGCTCCAACATCGTCGCCAGCGGCGGCAAGCCGGTCGTTCTTCTCGGCGTCGACAACCTCGTCGTCGTCGATGCCGGCGACGCGTTGATGGTCTGCGCCAGGGAGCGCTGCCAGGATCTTCGCAGCGTGGTGGCACGGCTGGCAGAAGCGGGTCTCGGAGAGTTGCGGTGA
- the infB gene encoding translation initiation factor IF-2 yields MIRRVRRKSDEEGAATASPAQTLGIGNRRVSTMVDVAPETLAMFDVSPFGYAASGRVATESMASVTDAILAEPPIAPLPSASPAPQEEAAASAAHIAEPAPAETEPEAASPELAGQPGPAAPHEEEEYSDKVSADEAQRITDAYSDVLLSEQAVAPAATETVVEGAVKRTGPRVLGRIDLTRKATPAKTATQATPAAPTGDKAAPKESEDADKGRKKKRKVVRKEDLFDALERAHQARPRKKKASPGQKLRKTELTVPKASKRVVRVNESTTAAELARAMGVKAGEVLAKLMRLGAMKTVNDVLDVDTATIAAEEFGYTLENTAVNVEDLLDITETEGTEGEGEPRPPVVTVMGHVDHGKTSLLDAIRHANVVAGESGGITQHIGAYMVESKIGPICFLDTPGHAAFTAMRSRGAGVTDIVVLVVAADDGVMPQTIEAINHAKAAEVPVIVAVNKIDKPGANPERVKQQLTDYGLQPEEWGGQTQYLEVSALQRTGIDELLEAISLQAEILDLRAPTDTRAVGTVVESRLDRGRGPVATVLVQKGVLKHGDHFVCGEIVGRVRAMSDHAGRPVKNAGPSTPVEIIGLDGVPSAGDPFVVVEDPSKASQVAEFRRESTRKSSMTTTTRMSLEDLQRRMSGAGDALELSIVLKGDVDGSVEAIKTSLEKLSNDEVSLRVIHGGVGAINESDVQLAMASNAIIAGFHVRPEGKARQLAEREGVDIRLHTVIYELIDEVKAALEGLLAPEQKEVYEGRAEVRNTFSIPGGTIAGCYVVDGTITRARPCRVIRDGRVVHSGRLSSLRRFKDDAREVQTGYECGIGLERFNDVKVGDLIEVYRVEEIKRTLGAPKAETAARA; encoded by the coding sequence GTGATCCGGCGCGTCCGCCGCAAGTCGGACGAGGAAGGCGCCGCGACCGCCAGCCCGGCCCAGACGCTCGGTATCGGCAATCGCCGCGTATCGACGATGGTCGACGTCGCTCCCGAGACCCTGGCGATGTTCGACGTCTCGCCGTTCGGATACGCCGCATCCGGTCGCGTGGCCACCGAATCGATGGCTTCGGTGACCGATGCGATTCTCGCGGAGCCGCCAATCGCGCCGCTGCCGTCGGCTTCGCCGGCACCGCAAGAAGAAGCTGCTGCATCGGCCGCACACATCGCCGAGCCGGCTCCCGCCGAGACGGAGCCCGAAGCCGCGTCGCCGGAGCTCGCCGGGCAGCCCGGGCCCGCAGCGCCTCACGAAGAAGAAGAATACTCGGACAAGGTTTCCGCCGACGAAGCGCAGCGGATCACGGACGCCTACAGCGACGTGCTGCTCAGCGAACAAGCCGTGGCCCCGGCGGCGACCGAAACCGTCGTCGAAGGTGCGGTCAAGAGAACCGGCCCGCGTGTGCTCGGGCGAATCGACCTGACGCGCAAGGCGACTCCCGCCAAGACCGCAACCCAGGCCACGCCCGCTGCGCCGACCGGTGACAAGGCTGCGCCCAAGGAAAGCGAGGACGCCGACAAGGGTCGCAAGAAGAAGCGCAAGGTCGTGCGCAAGGAAGACCTCTTCGACGCGCTCGAGAGGGCCCACCAGGCCAGGCCGCGAAAGAAGAAGGCTTCCCCCGGCCAGAAGCTGCGCAAGACCGAGCTGACGGTTCCGAAGGCCAGCAAGCGCGTCGTGCGTGTCAACGAGAGCACGACGGCGGCCGAGCTGGCGCGCGCGATGGGCGTCAAGGCCGGCGAGGTGCTCGCCAAGCTGATGCGGCTCGGCGCGATGAAAACCGTCAACGACGTGCTCGACGTCGACACGGCGACGATCGCGGCCGAGGAATTCGGCTACACGCTCGAGAACACCGCGGTCAACGTCGAGGATCTGCTCGACATCACCGAGACCGAAGGCACCGAGGGCGAAGGAGAGCCGCGGCCCCCGGTCGTCACCGTGATGGGTCACGTCGACCACGGCAAGACTTCGCTGCTGGATGCGATCCGCCACGCGAACGTCGTTGCCGGCGAGTCGGGTGGAATCACCCAGCACATCGGTGCGTACATGGTCGAGTCGAAGATCGGACCGATCTGCTTCCTCGATACGCCGGGCCACGCGGCCTTCACCGCGATGCGCTCGCGCGGCGCAGGCGTCACCGACATCGTCGTGCTGGTGGTCGCCGCCGACGACGGCGTGATGCCGCAGACGATCGAGGCCATCAACCATGCGAAGGCCGCCGAGGTGCCGGTGATCGTCGCGGTCAACAAGATCGACAAACCGGGTGCCAATCCCGAACGCGTCAAGCAGCAGCTGACCGACTACGGGCTGCAGCCAGAAGAGTGGGGCGGCCAGACCCAGTACCTCGAAGTCTCGGCGCTCCAGCGTACCGGCATCGACGAACTGCTCGAGGCCATCTCGCTGCAAGCGGAGATCCTCGACCTTCGCGCGCCGACCGACACGCGCGCCGTCGGCACCGTCGTCGAATCGCGGCTGGACCGCGGCCGCGGACCTGTCGCGACGGTGCTCGTGCAGAAGGGCGTGCTCAAGCACGGCGACCACTTCGTCTGCGGAGAGATCGTCGGCCGCGTGCGCGCGATGAGCGACCACGCGGGTCGCCCCGTCAAGAATGCCGGTCCTTCGACGCCTGTCGAGATCATCGGCCTGGACGGCGTTCCGTCGGCCGGCGATCCGTTCGTCGTCGTCGAGGATCCGTCGAAGGCCTCCCAGGTTGCCGAATTCCGCCGCGAATCGACGCGCAAGTCGTCGATGACCACCACGACGCGAATGTCGCTCGAAGACCTGCAGCGCCGCATGAGCGGGGCGGGAGACGCGCTCGAACTCAGCATCGTCCTCAAGGGGGACGTCGATGGATCCGTCGAGGCGATCAAGACTTCGCTCGAGAAGCTTTCGAACGACGAAGTGTCGTTGCGCGTGATCCACGGCGGCGTCGGTGCCATCAACGAATCCGACGTGCAGCTCGCGATGGCGTCCAACGCGATCATCGCCGGCTTCCACGTGCGGCCCGAGGGCAAGGCGCGCCAGCTCGCCGAGCGCGAAGGCGTCGACATCCGGCTTCACACGGTGATCTACGAGCTGATCGACGAAGTGAAGGCGGCCCTGGAAGGCCTGCTCGCGCCCGAGCAGAAGGAAGTCTACGAAGGCCGCGCCGAGGTCCGCAATACGTTCAGCATCCCCGGCGGCACCATCGCCGGCTGCTACGTCGTCGACGGCACCATCACGCGCGCCAGGCCCTGCCGCGTGATCCGCGACGGCCGTGTCGTGCACTCCGGTCGCCTGTCCAGCCTGCGCCGCTTCAAGGACGACGCGCGCGAGGTGCAGACCGGCTACGAGTGCGGCATCGGGCTGGAGCGCTTCAACGACGTCAAGGTCGGCGATCTCATCGAGGTCTACCGCGTCGAGGAGATCAAGCGCACGCTGGGTGCGCCGAAAGCCGAGACGGCGGCGCGCGCCTGA
- a CDS encoding DUF503 domain-containing protein, with the protein MVVGVLRLTLYLRENHSLKGKRAVLRSIKARVEAKFNVSVAEVDEQDIWQTIVLGVAQVGNDRDHVDRCLREVSEFVASTGLAEPGRESYEFLNC; encoded by the coding sequence GTGGTCGTCGGGGTGCTGAGGCTCACGCTGTACCTGCGCGAGAACCACTCCCTCAAGGGAAAGCGCGCGGTGCTGCGATCGATCAAGGCGCGCGTCGAAGCCAAGTTCAACGTCTCGGTGGCCGAGGTCGACGAGCAGGACATATGGCAGACGATCGTGCTCGGCGTGGCGCAAGTCGGCAATGACCGGGACCACGTCGACCGCTGCCTGCGCGAAGTATCCGAATTCGTGGCCTCGACCGGGTTGGCCGAGCCTGGCCGCGAAAGTTACGAGTTCCTCAATTGCTGA
- the greA gene encoding transcription elongation factor GreA encodes MQKLKIVERLQAELATLRRELNIELPKIIEEARAHGDLKENAEYHAAKEKQGMVSARVGNLEARIKDLSMYNMSSIPKGVVGYGSIVELEDLDSGESVTYEMVFAEEVDLTAGKISLTSPIGQALLKRVEGDEVSIQLPAGRKKFQLTGVTTIHERGEQA; translated from the coding sequence ATGCAGAAGCTGAAGATCGTCGAACGCCTTCAGGCCGAGCTGGCCACGCTGCGCCGCGAGCTCAACATCGAGCTGCCGAAAATCATCGAAGAAGCGCGCGCGCACGGCGACCTCAAGGAAAACGCTGAGTACCATGCCGCCAAGGAGAAGCAGGGCATGGTCAGCGCCCGCGTCGGCAACCTCGAGGCGCGTATCAAGGATCTGTCGATGTACAACATGTCGTCGATCCCGAAGGGTGTCGTCGGGTACGGCAGCATCGTCGAGCTCGAAGACCTCGACAGCGGAGAGAGCGTGACTTACGAGATGGTGTTCGCCGAGGAGGTCGACCTTACGGCCGGCAAGATCTCGCTGACGTCTCCCATCGGCCAGGCTCTTCTCAAGCGCGTCGAGGGCGACGAGGTCAGCATCCAGCTTCCCGCCGGGCGAAAGAAGTTCCAGCTGACCGGCGTGACCACGATCCACGAGCGCGGCGAGCAGGCCTAG
- the rimP gene encoding ribosome maturation factor RimP, giving the protein MASDVSRVSRIVAIAEPIAAEHGLEVLDVEISGSGSSPLVRVLLDSPQESRPIGIDDCRAISERLGDGLDAYDVLHGRYMLEVSSPGLNRPLKRPEHFQRVLGRKVRVRTKHAAVDGRRTWLGRLEEADDAGVTVADESGVTARIALGDIERANLEFEFESGGAKKKKKR; this is encoded by the coding sequence ATGGCAAGCGACGTCTCCAGGGTCTCGCGGATCGTGGCGATCGCCGAACCGATCGCCGCCGAGCACGGCCTCGAGGTCCTCGACGTCGAGATCTCCGGCAGCGGTTCGAGTCCTCTCGTGCGGGTGCTGCTCGACAGTCCGCAGGAGTCGCGGCCGATCGGCATCGACGACTGCAGGGCCATCAGCGAGCGCCTCGGGGACGGGCTGGATGCCTACGACGTGCTCCACGGCCGCTACATGCTCGAGGTCTCCTCGCCGGGGCTGAACCGGCCGCTGAAGAGGCCCGAGCACTTCCAGCGGGTGCTCGGGCGCAAGGTTCGCGTCCGGACCAAGCATGCGGCCGTCGACGGGCGGCGCACCTGGCTCGGCCGCCTCGAGGAAGCCGACGACGCCGGTGTCACGGTCGCCGACGAGAGCGGCGTGACCGCGAGGATCGCGCTCGGGGACATCGAGCGGGCCAATCTCGAGTTCGAGTTCGAAAGCGGCGGCGCGAAGAAAAAGAAGAAGCGCTGA